In Coffea eugenioides isolate CCC68of unplaced genomic scaffold, Ceug_1.0 ScVebR1_2192;HRSCAF=3181, whole genome shotgun sequence, a single window of DNA contains:
- the LOC113756349 gene encoding NAC domain-containing protein 16-like → MDNHQQQREEQPYLLHDHLLHHHWPPLQGQQQQPLQHQHPLYLLNDQQQPVQQGIILHENSQNFLDSMPRGYRFCPTDEELIVHYLRKRIAKAPLPLNRIHEANVYGHNPQELTNRYRSDSLHNVNGWYFFTYLTNKYPKGSRPSRSCGDGGFWKPTGKDKKIYYNGNTVGYRKSLDFLLGPGEKTAWKMHEYRIHANNPKSDPVLCRLYMNIRRKKKDESEGDTVELMRENLDQCFTVNEAPMQNEDNDLAVGNISSAGSTNNQCMEYITSTLDTGGDANSNQVIYDLSSFQFPDHPFQDFQGYTNSHGGLEAITQEFTEPFHLSKGTMMPSNLSTEPFHLSRGTMIPSDLNMEDVSKYAIGGTDLSDLAWQNGCAGGYVNMTSLQIDGENSGYK, encoded by the exons GCAGCCACTGCAACATCAACACCCGCTGTATCTCCTCAATGATCAGCAGCAACCGGTTCAGCAAGGCATAATTCTCCACGAAAATTCGCAGAATTTTCTGGATTCTATGCCTCGCGGTTACAGGTTTTGCCCCACTGATGAAGAGCTAATTGTACACTACTTGAGGAAAAGGATCGCCAAGGCTCCATTACCACTTAACAGAATTCATGAAGCCAATGTCTACGGCCACAATCCTCAAGAACTTACAA ATAGATACAGATCGGATAGCCTTCATAACGTGAACGGATGGTACTTCTTCACCTATTTGACGAACAAATACCCCAAAGGCAGCCGTCCCTCTCGATCATGTGGAGATGGTGGATTTTGGAAACCCACCGGCAAAGACAAGAAGATTTATTACAATGGCAATACCGTCGGATACAGGAAGTCACTAGATTTCTTACTTGGGCCTGGTGAAAAAACGGCTTGGAAGATGCATGAATATAGAATTCATGCAAATAACCCCAAG TCGGATCCAGTTTTATGTAGATTGTATATGAACATAAGACgcaaaaaaaaagatgaaagtgAAGGTGACACAGTAGAATTGATGAGGGAAAATCTTGACCAGTGTTTTACAGTGAATGAAGCTCCCATGCAGAATGAGGACAATGATTTGGCGGTTGGCAATATTTCCTCTGCTGGTTCTACAAACAATCAATGTATGGAGTATATTACCAGCACTCTAGACACAGGAGGTGATGCCAATTCAAACCAGGTTATCTATGATCTTTCTAGTTTCCAATTTCCTGATCATCCATTTCAAGATTTCCAAGGATACACTAATTCTCATGGTGGGCTCGAAGCAATTACTCAAGAGTTCACTGAACCGTTCCATTTATCAAAGGGTACCATGATGCCCTCCAATTTGAGTACGGAACCGTTCCATTTATCAAGGGGTACCATGATCCCCTCTGATTTGAATATGGAGGATGTTTCGAAGTATGCTATTGGTGGTACTGATTTGTCCGACTTAGCATGGCAAAATGGTTGTGCTGGTGGTTATGTCAATATGACCTCTCTCCAAATTGATGGTGAGAATTCAGGCTATAAGTAG